A single genomic interval of Asinibacterium sp. OR53 harbors:
- a CDS encoding M1 family metallopeptidase has product MRKITSMMILACAGLTLHAQNIMNNPGSNHGNKFEQLGTILPTANEYRTASGAPGPKYWQQRADYNIKCELDEANLTLKGVETITYYNNSPDVLTYLWFQLDENEHSSIDNANYQESSTLGKQVSLTMVDKLLENKTDNGNGDKITKLTDANGKALKYTINKTMMRVDLPAPLKPGQQFVLNIDWHYKITDRMTVGGRGGYEYFPEDGNYLFTMSQWYPRLCVYSDFQGWQNHQFTGRGEFALTFGNFSVQMTVPADHVVMATGQCQNYAQVLSSAQLSRWNQAQNAKEPVEVVTLDEAKKAEQQKSTQKKTWTFKAENVRDFAWGSSRKFIWDAMPAYVEGKKVMCMSAYGKEAYGLYRKFSSKTVAHTIKSYSKFSIPYPYPVAQSIEAANGMEYPMICFNYGRTDKDGTYTESAKNGMLGVIIHEVGHNFFPMIVNSDERQWTWMDEGLNSFVEYLTEELYDNKFPSRKGAAWTIVDYMKLPKGQLEPIMTNSENIVRFGPNAYTKPATGLNILRETIMGRELFDYAFKEYARRWAFKHPTPADLFRTMEDASGEDLDWFWRGWFYGIEPCDIAIDSVKHAVYDPNGAYAAGNDNRMGMQRGNGIDKPAVNAFEDISKIRNRENKNIIFLTDADTTLRDFYWRYDRGIEPYDSTFKVPAQQPAAAESLTDAEKAKYQGIHLYEVSFSNKGGLVMPIIVEFTFEDGTKETEKIPAQIWRKNENNVSKVFLTKKKAVHIQLDPMKETADIDESNNSWPANEEPSKFSLFKMKAAMRGQSQGQNPMQHAAQKK; this is encoded by the coding sequence ATGAGAAAGATTACATCGATGATGATTTTGGCTTGTGCCGGTCTCACGCTGCACGCGCAAAACATCATGAACAATCCCGGCTCCAATCACGGTAATAAGTTCGAGCAGTTGGGAACCATTCTTCCTACGGCCAACGAATACCGCACGGCGAGCGGAGCGCCTGGTCCCAAGTACTGGCAGCAACGGGCCGACTACAACATCAAATGCGAACTGGATGAAGCCAATCTCACCCTGAAGGGAGTAGAGACCATCACATACTACAATAATTCACCCGATGTGCTCACGTATCTCTGGTTTCAACTCGATGAAAACGAGCACAGCAGCATTGATAATGCCAACTACCAGGAGTCCAGCACGCTGGGCAAGCAGGTGTCGCTGACGATGGTAGACAAACTGCTGGAGAACAAGACAGACAACGGAAACGGAGATAAGATTACCAAACTCACCGATGCAAACGGTAAGGCATTGAAATATACCATCAATAAAACCATGATGCGTGTAGACCTGCCTGCGCCACTCAAACCAGGACAGCAGTTTGTACTCAACATCGACTGGCATTATAAAATAACCGACCGCATGACTGTTGGCGGAAGGGGCGGTTATGAATATTTCCCCGAAGACGGTAATTATCTCTTCACCATGAGCCAATGGTATCCCCGCCTTTGTGTGTACAGTGATTTCCAGGGATGGCAGAACCACCAGTTTACCGGCCGCGGAGAATTCGCGCTCACATTTGGTAATTTCAGCGTGCAAATGACCGTACCTGCAGATCACGTGGTGATGGCAACCGGACAATGCCAGAACTATGCACAAGTATTATCGTCCGCACAGCTGAGCAGGTGGAACCAGGCGCAGAACGCCAAAGAACCGGTAGAAGTGGTAACACTGGATGAAGCGAAAAAAGCAGAGCAACAAAAGAGCACGCAGAAGAAGACCTGGACATTCAAAGCAGAAAACGTGCGTGATTTTGCCTGGGGCTCCAGCCGCAAATTTATTTGGGATGCGATGCCTGCTTATGTAGAAGGAAAGAAAGTGATGTGTATGAGTGCCTATGGCAAGGAAGCGTACGGACTGTACCGCAAATTCTCTTCCAAAACGGTAGCACATACCATCAAATCTTATTCTAAATTTTCTATTCCCTATCCTTACCCTGTGGCACAGAGTATAGAAGCGGCCAACGGCATGGAATATCCCATGATCTGCTTCAACTACGGACGTACCGATAAAGATGGTACTTACACCGAGTCTGCCAAGAATGGTATGCTGGGTGTGATCATCCACGAAGTGGGACATAATTTCTTCCCCATGATCGTGAACAGCGATGAACGCCAGTGGACCTGGATGGATGAAGGATTGAACAGTTTTGTAGAATACCTGACAGAAGAATTGTACGACAATAAATTCCCTTCACGCAAAGGTGCAGCCTGGACCATTGTGGATTACATGAAACTGCCTAAAGGCCAGCTGGAACCCATCATGACCAACAGTGAGAACATTGTGCGGTTCGGTCCCAATGCCTATACCAAGCCCGCCACCGGCCTGAACATCCTCCGCGAAACCATCATGGGCCGCGAATTGTTCGACTATGCATTTAAGGAATATGCAAGGCGCTGGGCTTTCAAACATCCCACCCCGGCCGATCTGTTCCGTACCATGGAAGATGCGAGCGGTGAAGACCTCGATTGGTTTTGGAGAGGATGGTTCTATGGTATTGAACCTTGCGATATTGCCATAGACAGCGTAAAGCATGCAGTGTACGATCCCAACGGCGCGTATGCAGCAGGCAATGACAACAGGATGGGAATGCAGCGCGGCAATGGTATTGATAAGCCTGCTGTGAATGCGTTTGAAGATATCTCCAAGATACGCAACAGGGAGAATAAGAATATTATTTTCCTGACAGATGCAGATACAACACTGCGCGATTTTTACTGGCGCTACGATCGTGGTATTGAGCCCTACGACTCTACTTTTAAAGTACCGGCACAACAGCCCGCAGCGGCGGAATCCCTGACCGATGCAGAAAAAGCAAAATACCAGGGTATTCATTTGTATGAAGTATCTTTCTCCAACAAAGGCGGACTGGTGATGCCCATTATTGTGGAGTTTACTTTTGAAGACGGAACGAAAGAAACAGAGAAGATACCTGCACAGATCTGGCGCAAGAATGAAAACAATGTGAGCAAAGTATTCCTCACCAAAAAGAAAGCCGTTCATATCCAGCTGGATCCTATGAAAGAAACAGCAGATATCGATGAGAGCAACAACAGCTGGCCTGCTAACGAAGAACCCAGCAAGTTCTCGCTCTTTAAGATGAAGGCGGCTATGCGCGGGCAATCACAAGGACAGAATCCTATGCAGCATGCTGCACAGAAGAAATAA
- a CDS encoding hemolysin family protein, translated as MTEVFIILGLIFINGLFSMAEIALVSARKARLESQAAKGDTDAKRALEMSGHPDRFLSTVQIGITVISVLTGIYSGDNFKKPLESWLQQFDFINPYGNTVATILIVVVITYFTLVLGELVPKRIGLSSPEKIAKMVASPMRLVYWLTFPFIWLLNKSSFLIIRLLKVKEDDSQVTEEEIKAIINEGTEQGTIEEAEQEIIERVFHLSDRNLTSLMTHRSDIVWLDTKTTVGEIRKELADRTHSVYPVCEGNIDHITGVVTIKELFSADAGTRVDALMKEAMYVPESNTAYQVLEKFKQTKMHHCFIVNEYGSVEGLITLNDILEAIVGDIPQAEDENYEIIQRADGSFLVDAQIPFYDFLARFDKEEWMMEGDQGFDTLAGFIIHKLEKIPVTGDTLEWKIFRFEIVDMDHHRIDKVLVTMVEGEMDLDNF; from the coding sequence ATGACAGAAGTATTCATCATATTGGGATTGATATTTATCAACGGACTTTTCTCCATGGCCGAAATAGCACTGGTATCTGCACGAAAAGCCAGGCTCGAATCGCAGGCGGCCAAAGGCGATACAGATGCTAAACGCGCACTGGAAATGTCAGGCCACCCCGACAGGTTTCTTTCAACAGTTCAGATTGGCATTACAGTGATCAGTGTGCTTACCGGTATCTATTCCGGTGATAATTTTAAGAAACCCTTGGAAAGCTGGTTACAGCAGTTTGATTTCATTAACCCTTATGGTAATACCGTAGCTACCATTTTGATTGTGGTAGTCATCACTTATTTCACGCTGGTGTTGGGCGAACTGGTGCCCAAACGGATCGGGCTAAGCAGCCCGGAAAAGATTGCTAAAATGGTGGCCAGCCCCATGCGCCTGGTATACTGGCTCACATTTCCCTTCATCTGGTTGCTGAATAAGTCGTCATTTCTCATTATTCGCCTGTTGAAAGTTAAAGAAGATGATTCGCAGGTAACGGAAGAAGAGATAAAAGCTATTATCAATGAAGGCACCGAGCAGGGCACTATTGAAGAAGCGGAACAGGAGATCATAGAACGGGTATTCCATCTGAGCGACCGCAACCTTACTTCACTCATGACGCACAGAAGCGATATTGTATGGCTTGATACAAAGACCACTGTTGGTGAAATTCGCAAAGAACTGGCGGACAGGACGCACTCAGTATACCCGGTATGCGAAGGGAATATCGATCATATAACAGGAGTGGTTACCATCAAAGAATTATTCTCAGCCGATGCGGGCACAAGGGTAGATGCATTGATGAAAGAAGCCATGTATGTTCCGGAAAGCAATACGGCGTACCAGGTGCTGGAAAAATTCAAACAAACCAAAATGCACCATTGCTTTATTGTGAATGAATATGGTTCGGTGGAAGGGCTCATTACGTTGAACGATATACTGGAAGCGATTGTAGGCGATATACCGCAAGCTGAAGATGAAAACTATGAGATCATTCAACGTGCCGATGGCTCTTTCCTGGTAGACGCACAAATACCTTTTTATGATTTCTTAGCCAGGTTCGACAAAGAAGAATGGATGATGGAAGGAGACCAGGGATTTGATACCCTGGCAGGGTTCATCATTCATAAACTCGAAAAAATACCCGTCACCGGCGATACATTGGAATGGAAGATATTTCGTTTCGAGATCGTAGACATGGATCATCACCGCATTGATAAAGTATTGGTGACGATGGTGGAAGGAGAGATGGATCTGGATAATTTCTGA
- a CDS encoding Crp/Fnr family transcriptional regulator, giving the protein MYERLAGSIREHIQLTNEELDICKTLFQPKKMRKKQYLLQEGDICKYTAFVEKGLLRSFTIDNKGGEHILQFALEGWWIADLYSFFTNEPSQYNIEALEDCELLLISKTSWDRLLEKVPVLERYFRILLQNNLIATQRRLIGAMSETAEEKYLNLINAYPDCLQRVPQHMVASFLGITRETLSRIRNQLATKK; this is encoded by the coding sequence ATGTATGAACGACTAGCAGGTAGCATCCGCGAACATATACAACTCACCAACGAAGAACTGGACATCTGCAAGACCCTGTTCCAGCCCAAGAAAATGAGAAAGAAGCAATATCTCCTGCAGGAAGGAGATATTTGTAAATACACCGCCTTCGTTGAAAAAGGACTGCTCAGGTCTTTCACCATCGATAACAAAGGCGGAGAACATATCCTTCAATTTGCACTGGAAGGATGGTGGATAGCAGACCTCTATAGTTTTTTCACTAATGAACCTTCACAATACAATATTGAAGCACTGGAAGACTGTGAGTTGCTGTTGATCAGTAAAACTTCATGGGATCGTTTACTGGAAAAAGTACCGGTGCTCGAACGCTATTTCCGCATCCTGCTACAGAATAACCTCATCGCCACACAGCGAAGATTAATAGGAGCCATGAGTGAAACAGCAGAAGAAAAATACCTCAATCTCATCAACGCTTACCCGGATTGTCTGCAAAGGGTTCCGCAACACATGGTGGCATCTTTTCTGGGTATTACCCGCGAAACACTAAGCCGCATCCGCAACCAATTAGCCACAAAAAAATAA
- a CDS encoding YceI family protein, translating into MKKLISLVTISFLSISLFAQQATWKVDKAHSKLGFTITHLSISDVDGSFKNFDATITASKADFSDAVFELSADVASVNTEMEMRDNHLKGPDYFNVEKFPKLAFKSTGITSAGKNKYKLTGNLTIHGITKPVTLDLVYKGTIENPMSKKPTSGFQISGTIKRTDFDLAAKTPSAVLSNEVKIIANGEFTK; encoded by the coding sequence ATGAAAAAATTAATTTCTCTTGTCACGATCAGTTTTTTAAGCATCTCCCTGTTTGCACAACAAGCGACCTGGAAAGTAGATAAGGCGCATTCCAAACTAGGTTTCACCATTACCCACCTGAGCATTTCAGATGTTGACGGATCTTTCAAAAATTTCGATGCCACCATCACTGCCAGCAAAGCAGATTTCAGCGACGCTGTTTTTGAACTCAGCGCCGATGTGGCCAGCGTTAATACAGAAATGGAAATGCGCGATAACCATTTGAAAGGACCCGATTATTTCAATGTAGAGAAATTTCCTAAACTGGCTTTCAAGAGCACCGGCATTACAAGTGCAGGAAAAAACAAATACAAACTCACTGGTAACCTTACCATACACGGCATTACCAAACCGGTAACGCTTGACCTGGTATACAAAGGAACCATCGAGAACCCGATGAGCAAGAAGCCCACCAGCGGTTTTCAGATCAGTGGTACGATCAAACGTACAGACTTTGACCTCGCCGCCAAGACTCCTTCTGCTGTACTCAGCAACGAAGTGAAGATCATTGCCAACGGAGAGTTTACGAAGTAA
- a CDS encoding HupE/UreJ family protein, with translation MNEFGLYFKIGYQHIADLKGLDHILFIMALCLRYQFADWTKILILVTAFTIGHSITLALSVLDVVRYSAHWIEFLIPCTIVITAISNLFVKKFSFRSRFPIIYFFALFFGLIHGLGFSNYLKSLLGKDHSVVLQLLAFNVGLEVGQLVIVIAVLLISFIFVTIFRFSRREYLLYISGGIFALALQMALQRVPF, from the coding sequence ATGAACGAGTTCGGATTATATTTTAAGATCGGTTATCAGCACATCGCAGACCTCAAAGGGCTCGATCACATCCTGTTTATCATGGCGCTTTGCCTGCGGTATCAATTTGCCGACTGGACAAAGATACTGATACTGGTAACAGCCTTCACCATTGGTCATTCCATTACCCTGGCCCTGAGCGTGCTGGATGTGGTGCGTTATTCGGCGCACTGGATAGAATTCCTCATCCCCTGCACCATTGTTATTACAGCTATCAGTAATTTGTTTGTGAAGAAATTCAGCTTCAGATCAAGATTTCCTATCATATACTTTTTTGCGTTATTCTTTGGCCTGATCCACGGACTGGGCTTCAGCAATTACCTGAAAAGCTTGCTGGGCAAGGATCACAGCGTGGTGCTGCAACTGCTGGCCTTTAATGTAGGACTGGAAGTGGGGCAGTTGGTCATTGTGATCGCAGTGTTATTGATTTCATTTATTTTCGTAACCATTTTCCGTTTCAGCAGGCGCGAATATCTTTTGTACATATCGGGAGGCATTTTTGCATTAGCCCTGCAAATGGCATTACAGAGAGTACCTTTTTGA
- a CDS encoding alpha/beta hydrolase family protein: protein MKRTAMFLMGILFALAAGAAVTDTIKVYSNSMHKDIKVVIVRPAAYDQDAQKHFPVVYLLHGYSGNYASWLKDAPQLPAKADELNMILVCPDGGYNSWYFDSPVDSTVRYETFVTSELMTYIDGNYRTVADRRCRAIAGLSMGGHGAFYLGMRHKDLFGAAGSMAGGVDIRPFPRNWDMVRVLGDTLLHKDNWERNTVINIAGGLKNGELKLVMACGVGDFFLQVNRDLHRKLLEMKIDHDYTERPGAHNKDFWGNSVDYQLLFFKKYFENFQEKIGG from the coding sequence ATGAAAAGAACAGCCATGTTTTTGATGGGCATATTGTTTGCCCTGGCTGCCGGGGCAGCCGTGACCGATACGATAAAAGTGTACAGTAACAGTATGCACAAGGATATTAAAGTCGTGATCGTCAGGCCCGCTGCGTATGACCAGGATGCCCAAAAGCATTTCCCGGTAGTGTATTTATTGCACGGGTACAGCGGTAATTACGCTTCCTGGCTGAAAGACGCCCCGCAGTTGCCCGCAAAGGCCGATGAGTTGAATATGATATTGGTTTGTCCGGATGGAGGTTATAACAGTTGGTATTTTGATAGCCCGGTTGATAGCACTGTGCGTTATGAAACCTTTGTTACCAGTGAACTGATGACTTATATCGACGGCAACTACCGCACAGTGGCTGACCGCCGTTGTCGCGCTATTGCGGGACTGAGCATGGGTGGACACGGCGCGTTTTACCTGGGCATGCGGCACAAAGACTTGTTTGGTGCTGCGGGCAGTATGGCCGGGGGAGTAGACATCAGGCCTTTTCCCCGCAATTGGGATATGGTGCGGGTGTTGGGCGATACTTTGTTACACAAGGATAACTGGGAGCGCAATACGGTGATCAATATAGCAGGTGGATTGAAGAATGGAGAGTTGAAGCTGGTGATGGCTTGCGGTGTAGGGGATTTCTTCTTACAGGTGAACCGTGATCTGCACCGGAAGCTGCTGGAGATGAAGATAGACCATGATTACACGGAAAGACCGGGTGCACATAACAAGGATTTCTGGGGCAATAGTGTTGATTACCAATTGCTGTTTTTCAAAAAATATTTTGAAAACTTTCAAGAAAAGATTGGTGGGTAA
- a CDS encoding NADPH-dependent F420 reductase, with protein sequence MTVKKTVVIIGVNGKTRTALANELAKAGYRLLVAGSDPTQYSRLYRYIKTNIPDAEIEEVACEKEACWEADMIVLAISRNAFPELVEKVKEVSTQKTVLCLSDDKTGNYFPFSEAQEIQQLLPFSKVVAAFNNGLSPEMLIAGDDKESVQQVAAIVEAAGYEPIVAECLSTIKTL encoded by the coding sequence ATGACAGTGAAGAAAACGGTAGTGATCATAGGAGTCAATGGAAAAACAAGAACAGCTCTTGCCAATGAACTGGCGAAAGCTGGTTACCGGTTGCTGGTGGCTGGCTCCGATCCAACCCAATATAGCCGCTTGTACCGGTACATTAAAACCAATATACCCGACGCAGAGATAGAAGAAGTGGCTTGTGAAAAAGAAGCCTGCTGGGAAGCAGACATGATTGTGCTGGCTATTTCACGCAATGCTTTTCCCGAACTGGTGGAAAAAGTAAAAGAGGTATCTACACAAAAAACAGTGCTTTGTCTTTCTGATGATAAAACCGGCAATTATTTTCCTTTTTCCGAGGCACAGGAAATACAACAGTTGCTGCCATTTTCCAAAGTAGTAGCGGCATTCAACAACGGCCTCTCACCGGAAATGCTCATCGCAGGCGATGATAAAGAATCGGTGCAGCAGGTAGCCGCTATTGTAGAGGCCGCCGGTTATGAACCCATTGTAGCCGAATGCCTGTCAACCATCAAAACATTGTAA
- the ygiD gene encoding 4,5-DOPA dioxygenase extradiol, translating to MKRKEFLTSLLKGATVMTSLSAFNQFTSELKEQEHLMPVLFIGHGSPMNGIEDNEFSERWTRMAKELPVPQAVLVVSAHWFRKGTLVTAMDFPRTIHDFGGFPQALFDVQYPAPGSPALAKETASLIHTTQVEMDHDWGLDHGTWTIVRHMYPEANIPVLQLSIDYTKGPQYHYELAKELYGLRKKGVLIIGSGNMVHNLRMVAWDRINEPGYGYDWAIEMNQTFKQLITSGDDQSLIRYDQLGTAGRLAIPTPEHYLPLLYTLGLKGKKDEVSFFNDKAVAGSLTMTSVKWG from the coding sequence ATGAAACGCAAAGAATTTTTAACTTCCTTATTAAAAGGAGCAACGGTTATGACAAGTTTGTCGGCATTCAATCAATTTACCAGTGAACTGAAAGAGCAGGAGCACCTGATGCCCGTACTCTTTATAGGTCATGGTTCGCCCATGAATGGAATTGAAGACAATGAGTTTAGTGAAAGATGGACGCGCATGGCCAAAGAACTACCAGTACCCCAAGCGGTGCTGGTAGTTTCAGCTCACTGGTTCAGGAAAGGAACACTGGTAACGGCGATGGATTTTCCCAGGACCATCCATGATTTCGGAGGATTTCCGCAAGCACTGTTCGATGTGCAATACCCAGCCCCGGGTAGTCCCGCGCTGGCCAAAGAAACAGCTTCACTGATACATACTACACAAGTGGAAATGGATCATGACTGGGGACTCGACCATGGTACCTGGACCATCGTACGCCACATGTATCCCGAAGCCAATATACCGGTATTGCAGTTGAGTATCGATTATACCAAAGGCCCGCAATACCATTACGAGCTGGCAAAAGAATTGTACGGTTTGCGCAAGAAAGGCGTGCTGATCATCGGCAGCGGCAATATGGTACACAACCTGCGAATGGTGGCCTGGGACAGGATCAACGAGCCAGGTTATGGATACGACTGGGCCATTGAAATGAACCAGACCTTCAAACAACTAATTACATCCGGCGATGATCAATCGCTGATCCGCTACGATCAATTGGGAACTGCCGGCAGGCTGGCTATTCCTACCCCCGAACACTACCTTCCCTTATTGTATACACTGGGCTTGAAAGGAAAGAAAGACGAAGTAAGTTTCTTTAATGATAAAGCCGTGGCCGGCTCCCTT
- a CDS encoding glycosyltransferase family 39 protein, giving the protein MITNRTVFVVLASCLLVYLLGMFRIPLMDIDAAQYASISREMLANKSYLQVYDLGKDYLDKPPMLFWLSALSMKIFGVHDWAYRIPSFLFALLAVYATYRLALLFYNQTIARLAAMVLATSQAMFLIMHDVRCDTMLMGWVALSLWQLAEWYQKPAWKNLLLAFAAIAGGMMTKGPIALMVPVFAFGPHIVLRREWKQCFRWEYLVGLLLVALLLIPMSIGLYQQYDLHPGKLINGIPIHSGLRFYYWTQSFGRYTGENYYHEMSHFTFLLENMFWTFLPWILCFLPALFFAVKDIVVKKFKLDAGEEWISTGGFIVTYCILARSQAQLPHYIFVVFPLVAIITAKFLHRLFYTDELKAWRKPILIIHAVIFLILWMAVVALMKFPFPSISWLILVMAILGLCQCVRLIVSRNTTMHPFLRAAFFTVIGVNFFLNLAFYPHLLEYQLGNKVADVIHEKKLDKSRMVQYNIDLSRALAFYAQQIIPFKEQGALKKDDIVITRAESIPALKQQFPDMQTIFEGTYYGVSMLSLPFLNPATREKEVTKYAIIQL; this is encoded by the coding sequence ATGATCACCAATCGAACCGTATTTGTTGTGCTGGCTTCCTGCTTGCTGGTATACCTCTTAGGTATGTTCCGCATACCATTGATGGATATCGATGCGGCACAATATGCTTCCATCAGCAGGGAAATGCTCGCAAACAAAAGCTACCTGCAGGTGTACGACCTGGGCAAAGATTACCTCGACAAGCCGCCCATGTTGTTCTGGCTCTCGGCATTGAGCATGAAAATATTTGGCGTGCACGACTGGGCTTACCGGATTCCTTCTTTTTTATTTGCGCTGCTGGCAGTATATGCTACTTACCGGCTGGCATTGCTGTTCTATAACCAAACCATCGCCCGCCTCGCTGCAATGGTACTGGCCACTTCACAGGCCATGTTCCTCATCATGCACGATGTACGTTGCGATACCATGTTGATGGGCTGGGTAGCGCTCAGCCTCTGGCAACTGGCCGAATGGTACCAGAAACCCGCATGGAAAAACTTATTGCTGGCATTTGCAGCCATCGCAGGTGGTATGATGACGAAAGGACCCATTGCATTGATGGTGCCGGTTTTTGCGTTTGGTCCGCACATCGTGTTGCGCCGCGAATGGAAGCAATGCTTCCGCTGGGAATACCTGGTAGGATTGTTACTGGTGGCTTTGCTGCTCATACCTATGAGCATTGGCTTGTACCAGCAATACGACCTGCATCCGGGCAAGCTTATCAATGGCATACCCATTCACTCCGGTTTGCGTTTCTATTACTGGACACAAAGTTTTGGCCGTTACACAGGAGAGAACTATTACCATGAGATGAGCCATTTCACCTTCCTGCTCGAAAACATGTTCTGGACCTTCCTGCCCTGGATACTTTGTTTTTTACCGGCTTTGTTTTTTGCAGTGAAAGATATTGTGGTGAAGAAATTCAAACTGGATGCCGGTGAAGAATGGATCAGTACCGGCGGTTTCATTGTTACCTATTGCATACTCGCCCGAAGCCAGGCGCAACTGCCACATTATATTTTTGTTGTGTTTCCGCTGGTGGCCATCATCACCGCTAAATTTTTGCACCGGCTTTTTTATACGGATGAACTGAAGGCATGGCGAAAACCAATATTGATTATACACGCAGTGATCTTCCTGATTTTATGGATGGCTGTGGTAGCGCTGATGAAATTTCCTTTTCCATCCATATCTTGGTTGATACTGGTAATGGCCATTCTTGGTCTTTGTCAGTGTGTGCGGCTGATTGTTTCAAGGAATACAACGATGCATCCCTTTCTCCGCGCGGCTTTCTTTACGGTGATCGGTGTTAACTTTTTTCTCAACCTGGCTTTCTATCCGCACCTGCTGGAGTACCAACTGGGCAATAAAGTGGCGGATGTGATCCATGAAAAAAAGCTGGATAAATCGCGGATGGTACAATACAATATCGACCTGAGCCGCGCACTGGCTTTTTATGCGCAGCAGATTATTCCTTTTAAAGAACAGGGCGCATTGAAAAAAGATGATATTGTGATCACGCGTGCAGAAAGTATCCCGGCACTGAAGCAACAGTTTCCCGATATGCAAACTATATTTGAAGGAACATACTATGGTGTATCCATGCTCAGCCTTCCCTTCCTTAACCCGGCAACCAGGGAAAAAGAAGTGACCAAATATGCCATCATACAACTATGA
- a CDS encoding DUF6702 family protein, translating to MANILVQWMATILLAVLHPLFVSMIDINHNAKAATAEISVRIFTDDLEKTLEHFSKSKIDLTHPADKAFVEKQLAAYVNQKLTLKINNQSVVLHYLGYEIQRESVWSYFEVQKVAPFKKVEVNCSLLYDFESGQMNIFHVRSNKTEKSYKLDNPATTTSFDF from the coding sequence ATGGCAAATATACTGGTTCAATGGATGGCAACGATTCTGCTGGCGGTGCTTCATCCCCTTTTCGTGTCGATGATCGATATCAACCACAATGCCAAAGCGGCTACGGCAGAGATCAGCGTGCGCATCTTCACCGATGACCTCGAGAAAACGCTGGAACATTTTTCCAAAAGCAAGATCGATCTTACCCACCCGGCAGATAAAGCTTTTGTAGAAAAGCAGTTGGCGGCGTATGTCAATCAAAAATTGACATTAAAAATCAATAACCAGTCTGTAGTGTTGCACTACCTGGGGTATGAAATACAGCGCGAAAGTGTGTGGAGCTATTTTGAAGTACAAAAAGTAGCGCCTTTTAAAAAAGTAGAAGTCAATTGCAGCCTGCTCTACGATTTCGAGTCGGGCCAGATGAATATCTTTCACGTGAGAAGCAACAAAACAGAAAAAAGCTACAAGCTCGATAATCCTGCAACTACCACCAGTTTCGATTTCTAA
- a CDS encoding phosphatase PAP2 family protein, which translates to MSHDLLLLSTFQKIWQQLNQWDTELFLQINTRWTNGFLDSVFPWWRDANTWIPLYLFLIVFALMNFKQKALPWILFAVITVVLTDQVSSTLLKNWVARPRPCQEGALLGQMRLLLSGCSGGYSFTSSHATNHFGFAMYVYMTLFPILKKWGKVFFIWAATISYGQVYVGVHYPIDILCGGLLGCVLGYVTARFFNKQIGLPSFDENQPTAAI; encoded by the coding sequence ATGTCGCACGACCTACTGTTGCTCAGTACTTTTCAAAAGATATGGCAGCAACTTAATCAATGGGATACTGAGCTGTTCCTTCAGATCAATACCCGCTGGACCAATGGTTTCCTGGACAGCGTCTTCCCCTGGTGGCGTGACGCCAATACCTGGATACCCCTGTATCTTTTTCTCATCGTGTTCGCGCTGATGAATTTCAAACAAAAAGCACTTCCCTGGATACTTTTTGCGGTGATCACCGTGGTGCTGACAGACCAGGTAAGCAGTACACTGCTTAAAAACTGGGTAGCAAGACCCAGGCCTTGCCAGGAAGGTGCCCTACTGGGACAAATGCGTTTATTACTGAGCGGCTGCTCCGGCGGATACAGCTTTACTTCTTCACATGCCACCAACCATTTTGGCTTTGCGATGTATGTGTACATGACCTTGTTCCCCATTTTGAAAAAATGGGGCAAAGTATTTTTCATCTGGGCGGCTACTATTAGTTACGGACAGGTGTATGTAGGGGTTCATTACCCGATAGATATTTTATGCGGAGGACTGCTTGGCTGTGTCCTTGGTTATGTTACCGCCAGGTTTTTCAATAAACAGATAGGTCTTCCTTCTTTCGATGAAAACCAACCCACCGCTGCGATATGA